CGATATCTTTATGTACTATGCCATCAAGTTTGGCTGGGTAGATATGAAAGATACTCATTTTGATAATATTGCAAAAGATATACAAACACTTAATGAAGATGCACTCAATGGTGTTTATGATATTGTAGCTATAAGTTTTGCACTCTACCCTTTAATAGCTAAAGAATATGCTCCTCTTAGAACAGCGGTAAGTTTCGGTGAGGGTTACGGTCCTAAAATTATTAAGAAAAAAGGGACAAATCTCAAACGTAATTTTAAAGTAGCACTGAGTGGCAAACACACAACCAATGCTATGTTATTTCGCATAGCTTATCCTGATGCTCGCATTACTTATATGAATTTTTTAGATATTGAACAAGCTGTACTTGACGGTAAAGTTGATGCAGGTGTACTTATCCACGAATCAATTCTTACATATGATGACCAATTAGAAGTTGAACGTGAAATGTGGGATATATGGCAGGAACTTTCAGGTGGTGGTCTGCCGCTTCCTCTCGGTGGTATGGCAATTCGCCGTTCTATTCCTCTTACAAAGGCAATAGAGTATGAATCAACACTAACAAAAGCCGTTGATGTCGCACGTAAACATAAAGAGAGACTCTCAGAGATGCTTTTAGAACGTAACTTAGTACGTATCGACGCTCCAACTCTTGATAAGTACCTTGAACTTTATGCCAATGATGAAAGTGTCAGTTTAAGTCCTATTCAATACAAAGCGATAGATAAACTTTTTGAAATAGGTTACAAACACGGTTTTTATGATACACTTGTAAAAGTAGAAGATTATCTCATCCCTACGGAATATAAAGAGTTAAGGTACTCATAATGGAAGCAAAACTGATCGCCCTTGGCGTTGAGACGTTTAAAATTGCACTTATTCTCGCACTTCCTGCGTTACTTGTAGGTATGCTTCTAGGTCTAATCGTTTCTATTTTTCAAGCTACTACACAGATTAATGAGATGACTCTTTCGTTTATTCCAAAAATTTTAGGCGTTGTTATTATCATTGTTTTAACCATGCCTTGGATGATTAATGAGATGCGGGACTTTTCTCTGCAGGTTTTCAATATGATTCCAGATTTTATTGAGTAATGAAATATAAATCTATAAACTTTAAAAACTACTCCTCTTTTAAAATCGGTGATACTTTTGATGTAGCTCTCTTTGAAAAAGGAGATACTCAGTACAAAAACTTTTATCTTATAGGCTCATGCAACAATACCCTTATTGGTCATAATCCACCTCCACTTATGATGCTCTCAAAAGATTTCGATTATATCAAAATAGAAAACAATCAGCTTAAAATCGGGGGAGCGACTCCATCAGGAAAAATTGCATCATTTTGTAAAAAACATAATATTGCAAACTTTGAGTTTGTAAGTCATCTGCCTGGAAAACTAGGCGGTTTAGTTTATATGAATGCAGGACTAAAAGAATATGAGATCTTTAACCAGCTTATAAATATCACTACACCAAATGGTAGCAAACAAAAAGATGAAATAGAATTTGGCTACAGATATACAAATATTTCTGAACCAATTTTAGAAGCAACTTTTAAACTGGAATATGGATTTGATGAAAATAAAGTTTCTATGTTTAAAAAAATGCGTTCTAACCAACCATCAACACCATCGGCAGGGAGTTGTTTTAAAAATCCTCAAGGTGATTATGCGGGTAGATTAATCGAAGCTGTAGGACTTAAAGGAAAACGTATAGGAGATATGGCTTTTAGCGAAGAACATGCAAATTTCTTGGTAAATTACGGTGAAGGTAAATTTGAAGATGCAATTAGCCTTATCAAAGAAGCACAAAAACTTGTAAAAAAAGAATTTGCTATAAATCTAGAGTGTGAGATTATTATTCTAGATCAAGAGTATCTTGGGAAAAAGATACTCTAAAATATTAAAAACGTAGCATTAAACCGCCATAAACCCCGGAAAATTTTAAATCTGCTTTTGTTTTCTCATCATCTGTTTCAATGACATAACTTTGTTTTCTATATCCTAATTCTATCGCAGGCTGTACGACCGGAGAGATATCAAATGTATAATCAATTTTTACTCTAAAATCTGATAAAGTAGAACCTTTATAGGTGATATATTTTATATCTGATTCTAATCCTATATCAGTTGATGGAATCTCAACACGAGCTCTTGCATATCCCATCGGTACAGGTAATAAAGCCGTGTCTTTATAGTTACTGATTCCAGGGACAGTATTTACATTTACTCCATTTGCTTCAAAGGTTACATCTAGAACTTTAATATCTAAACCAATATCTAGTGTTACCCAACCTGTGTTATCTAAAATGTTATAGTAAGGGATAACATCATACTGATTCAACTTATATGAACCAGTTGTTAAACTACCAGCAGTAAAGTCTTTAAACGTTCCGCTTAGAGTCCCTTTGTCCTCTACGCTAGTATATTCTAACCTTAAATTTGGTATAACAGGCATAGGATGTTTAATAAGCATCCATGCATATGCTGATGTTTTTTTTGTTTCATTACTCGTGTATGTACCAGTTAAAATACCATTAGTGTATTTAATTGTCCCTGTTGGTTTATTTTGCCATGCACCAACACCCATTTCTATTCTTGTAAAATCTGCATTTGTTACAACTGCCAATGCTGAAAGAGCTGTTAAAGTAGCTATGATTTTTTTCATAATACTCCTTTGAAATATATATTTTATTATAGCAAATATTTAAAATAAGGAAAATAAAGCGGTTGGGGTCATAAAGACCCCAAAATAGGAGAGAGTTTCTTTATTTAAGAAAGAAAAATTATTTTTGTGCTGCTTCTAAAGCTGCATCGTAGTTTGGTTCTTCAGTAATTTCTGGAACGATTTCTTTGTAAGTTACAACACCGTTTTCATCAACAACGAAGATAGCACGACAAGTTACACCTGCTAAAACAGAACCACCTAAAAGTACTCCGTAAGCGTTAGCAAAATCTTTATTTCTGAAGTCAGAAGCAACAGTTAAGTTACAAATACCTTCAGCTGAACAGAATCTTCCAGCAGCGAATGGAAGGTCCATAGAAACAACAGTAGTTTTAACACCTTCTAAAGAAGCTGCTTTAGCATTGAAGTTACGAGTTTCAGTAGCACATACACCAGTATCTAGTGAAGGAACAACAATGATAAGTTGTTTAGTACCTTGTGCACCACCTACTACAACATCACCTAAACCATCAGAGTTTACTACTGTGATTTCTGGAGCTTTATCTCCAACATTTACTTGATTACCTAATAATTCTACGTCTGTACCTTTAAATTTTGTAGTTGCCATTTTTTGGCTCCTTAGTTTTTAAAATTTCACGTTTTTTACGTTTCACATGAGAAGTATATTTCAATTAGGATAATTCTACTCTTATTTAAAAATAAAATGGTATAGCGTAAGTTTTATTTAAGTTTTGTGCTTCTTTAGGTATCACTTACTATTTTATTTTTTCCTGTTGTTTTAGCTATATATAGTAATTCGTCTACACGTTTTATCAACTGTTCTGCTGTTTCATGATCTTGCAATTGAGTTACTCCAAAACTACAGGTTAAAACATTGACTGTATTAAAGTTGTACTGATTAACCTCATGCTTTAATTTTCCAGCTAATGTCTCTGCATCTTTTACAGATGTTTTAGGTAAAAGGATAATAAACTCCTCCCCACCCCATCTGGCAAAAACATCACTTTCACGTATATGTGCCCTTATTAGTCCACTTAACTCTTGTAAAACTATATCACCTATATCATGACCAAAACTATCATTAATTTTTTTAAAGTCATCTATATCAAAGAAAATAACACTTAACGCTGAGTTATATCTTCGTGATACAGACATTTTATAACATAATAAATTATCAAAACCACGTCTGTTCAAGATACCTGTAAGAGGATCTTTTATAGCCTCTTGAGAAGCTATTTCTACTTTTTTGGTCTCTTTTCGAAAAAGGGTAAAAAATAATAACATTACCATAAAGTTCAATATACTTAATAGTACAAAAACTTGTGCATTTCTTTTTTGTAACAAATCCAATGTAGTGTTGTAATTGTATCCAACTATGTAAGCAACTTTTTTCTTTTCAAAATTTCGCACAGCCAAAAACGTTACAATCAAATTTTTATTGGGAGCACTGTCTAAAAAAGTATTTACTGCAAAGTTGTCCTCAGTTTTTAATTTTTCAGACACAACCGAAGATATTTTTTTGTTAATTGCCAGAATATCATCCAATGGTATTCCCATACTATTGCTCAAAATAGTTTTATCTATACTGTATTGTCCAAAAACCGTTTTCATATAATGATTTTTTTCATCTTTAAAAACCTTGGTATCAATAACATGGTTATTTATCATAAAAAGATAAGAAGCCTTCGTGTTAATTTCCAACATATGTTCTAAAAATGCTCTAAAAGAGTATGAAATCTCTACAGTACCAACAAACTTATTATCTTTAAATATTGGATAAACATGTCTAAAACCGTTAAAGATACGTCCCTCTTCAAAACACTCTATAGGTTTTTTATATTGATTTACATACATAATAGACTCTCTAACACTTGCAAGTGAATCCCCAAATTTTTCCGGTTTATGAAATCGTAAAAAACTAACAACACCAGGAAGATGAAAGTGAAGTTGTCGTACTCCAAGTGTTTTCATATACTCATACTCTTTTATATATGTTTGATAGAGTTTAGCTCTGAGTTGTGCTTGTTTTTTTAAATCGTTTGTATTGGAAGCTTCATACATAATGTCTGCGTTGATCGAATTATTTAAAACATTAGTATGTAACACTTCCGCAAGAAGATTAAGATAATGTTTTCCTGTTTCAACCTGTATGTTTAGTTCTTTTGTTTTATGTTGTAAAAAGTTCTTTGTATCCAACTCTTTCATATAATTTACGGAAAAGTAAATCGCCACTTCCACACAACAAAACAAAATAAATGTAGTCAGAAATATATATTTGTTTTGTAATAAAAACTTTATCATAAACTGCTCTTTGGTAATATGTCCAAGTCTGCAATCTTGATAAAACTTCTTTCTTGAAATAATTCTACAGCTACTCTGCCTATCATCGCTGCATTATCTGAACAATATTGTAATTCACTAAGTAATAATTCTGCACCATAAGGTTTTAGGATCTCCTGAATTTGTCCGCGGAGATATAAATTCGCACTCGCTCCTCCGACAATTGCCAGCCTTTTAGGAGGGTGTGATTTAAAATATTTTTTGAGCTTCATCGTAATATGCTTTGTTGCAATATGCTCAAACGATGCAGCTATATCTCTATAAAGTTCTTTATTATCTCCTGCTTCTTCTACAGCAAGACGAACGGCATTTTTCAGCCCAGAATAACTAAATGCGATCTGCGGTGATTGATGTAGCGGTACAGTAAAGTTGTATTTCAACCTGTCACCGTCTTGTGCCAATTTTTGGATCAGCGGCCCACCTGGATATCCGAGCCCCATCATCTTGGCAACTTTATCAAAGCTCTCACCAAAACTGTCATCCATAGATTTTGCAACAGTTGTTATTTCATGAAGACTTTTAACTTCCATCACCTGTGTATGTCCGCCTGAAACTAGTAGGACAGTTAAAGGAAAAACTGTTTCTTTCTCAATAAATAAAGAGTAAATATGCCCTATAAGATGGTTGACACCGATTATCGGAAGATTTAATGCTATAGCTATAGCCTTTGCCATAGTTACACCTTCAACAAGTGTTACAGCAAGTCCAGGGGAAGATGTTACTGCTACGGCTTTAAGATCTTTATAGTAAGGTTTTACTTGTTCAAGAATTTTAGGAAGAGCTTCAGCATGAAGACGGGCTGCAAGTTCAGGTACTACACCACCGTATATACTGTGTTCTACCTCTTGAGAAATTTTTTTATGAAAAACAAGTTTTTTAGTTTCTATCTCAGTTATCGCTATTGCACTATCGTCACATGAACTTTCTATACTTAAAATCATTACTTTCCCTATTTACAAACAAATGCTCTTACTTGCTTATCTAAAGCAAAAACATCTTCTATATTTTTCGGTTTTTCCCTAAAATGCTCATACGCCTGAATAATATTTTTGCTTATATCCATAAAACCTATCTCTTTAGAGATAAATCTGCTAATTGCCGCTTCATTGGCTGCATTAACTACGACACCAAGTTCAGGGTTTTTAAGAAGATCTTCTTTAATCTCCCAAACCGGGTAACGCTCAGGTGTAATTTTACGAAACTCTAAAGTCCCTACTTCCAATAAGTTTACGTGTTCTAAAATCTTTTCTTCACACTTGGCATTTAGTGCATAGGCAATCGGTAGTTGCATGGAAGCGTGTGCAAAATGCGCAGTAGTTGAGCCATCTTTATAATCAATGAGTGCATGAATAAGTGATTTTGTCTCAATAATTGCATCATATTCACCTTCACCAAAAAGCCATCTTGCTTCTAAAAGTTCAAACATCTTATTGACCATTGTTGCACTATCAATCGTAATCTTCTGTCCCATTGACCAGTTTGGATGTTTTTGCGTATCTTCTAATGTTGCATTGTGAATATCTTCAATTACCCAGTCACGGAAGGCCCCACCACTTGCAGTGATTGTCATTTTATTGATCGGACGGTCTTGCAACAGATACCAGAGTCCGAAATGTTCACTGTCTATAGGTTGAATTTTTGAAGTATCTATAAAAGCCCCACCTGCAACTAAAGATTCTTTATTTGCCAGTGCTACTCTTTTCTTACACTCTAGAGCTTTGAGTGTAGGGCGCAATCCTAAGAAACCCACAAGGGCATTCACAACTAGGTCACTTTTTGCTTCTGTAATAACGTCTAAAATTGCATCTTCACCACATAAAACATTTGGATGCTGGACATCTTTTACATCATTTTGATTAGCGACGACAACTACTTTTGGATTGTATTCTTTGATCTGCTCATTGAGCAGTTTTATATTGTTCCCGCAAACGAGAACCTCAACCTCTATGCCGAATTTTTTTGCGACAATAAGGGCATTGACTCCTATGGAGCCTGTTGAGCCTAAAAGAATCATCTATTATACAAGTCCGCGAAGAAGTATTAACATTATGATAGCACCAAACAAATAGCCGTCAATTCTGTCTAGAATACCGCCGTGCCCAGGTAAAATACTACCACTGTCTTTCACTCCCGCAGCTCTTTTTAAAGAAGATTCAAACAGATCTCCAAATACAGACACCACAGCTACAAAGAAAGAGATAAAAAATGCAACGGTAAAATCAACAATACTTAAACCAAAGAAAAGACCACCGAAAGTTGCAACAGTTACACCGCCGACAACACCTTCCATCGTCTTCTTTGGAGATGTTGGAGAAAATGGAGTTTTTCCTATACTTTTACCTACCGCATATGCACCGATATCAGTAAGTGCTACGATCGCTAAAAGCCACAAGAGTGAAACCACTCCGTACTCTTGGTACATTGTAAGAATAAAAAGCATACCTGCCGTCGGATATACAAAAGGGAGAAAATCATTCCAAGGAAGCTCTTTGTTATACGCTACAGCAGACGCATAAGCAACACCGGCTAAAACAAAAAGATCATCACCGTAAGGATATACACCTGCTACCAACCATATACCGATTGCATATATTAAAAGCCCGTCTTTTTCTACACCGAAAAGTTTAACAGCTTCATTAAATGCTAAAATATATACTCCGCCAAGTGCTAACCACATTAAAAAAAAGTTATCTATAAAACCTATGATTAATACTACCGCTAAAAGTGCCAACCCCGTTACTATACGTTCACTATGCTCTTTAAATATACTCATACAATTTCCTATATTTGTCTAAAAGAAGATTATACCTTATAAGAGTTTAATTATCTATTTTAAAATAAAATTTTAAGCTAAGCAGTCCTATACTATGAAGAAGAGATAAAAATTGTTTTTTAACATTAGTTGTTTTTTTTCAATGTTTATTTTCTGCAATAGGAGCTTGGATGCATGTTTTAATAACTGGCGGTGCCGGTTTTATAGGTTCAAATTTGGCAGCATATCATCTTGAGAAAGGTGATAAAGTGCACGTTGTAGACAATCTCTCTACTGGACGGCTAAAAAATATAAGCTCCTTAATGGAAAGTTCCCGTTTTATTTTTACTGAAGCCAACCTTCTAGAATGGGATGAGTTAGACAAAGCCGTAAGTTGGGCAGATCGCATCTACCACATGGCAGCAGTAGTAGGTGTTTTTAGAGTTTTAAAAGAACCAATTGCTACGTTGGCAACCAATATTGCCGGTTGTGAACGTCTTCTACGTGCTTTACATAAAAGTTCGTGGGATACAAAACTCATTATCGCTTCTACATCAGAAGTTTACGGTAATCGTCCTGATGACAAACCGCTGCATGAAGAGATGGAACTGCTTATTAGTCCCGGTCACAATACACGCTGGAATTATGCAGTAAGTAAAATAGCTGATGAAGCGTTTGCTCTTTCATATGCAAGAGAGTATGATATGGATATTACGGTCGTTAGATTTTTTAATGTCATAGGTCCTAACCAAACCGGTAAATACGGTATGGTTGTTCCTCGTTTTATCAAACAAGCACTTAACGATGATCCTATTACCGTATACGGTGACGGTACACAAGTAAGAGCTTTTATGGATGTTCGTGATTGTGTAAACATACTGCAAAGACTTGCTGACAATTATAGTTCAAAGGGGGAAACTGTGAATGTAGGAGCACCACAGGAGATCACAATCGGCTCACTTGCCCGCATGGTTAAAGAGCTTGCAAATAGTGATTCGGAAATCACATACACTTCTTACGATGATGCTTACGGTGTAGATTTTGAAGAGATATATCATCGTAAACCGGAACTTTCAAAGCTACACAGGCTTACAGGTTATACTCCTGAATGGAGTCTAAAAGAAACAATATCATTTCTTATTCAAAATCAACTTCAAAAGACAAAGGATTAATTATGGCAGCAGCCTCATATTTTGTAGTAAGTCCAAACCTGGTTTTAAGTGTACTAGGTTTACTTCACGGTCCGGATGAAACAGTCCCTACACCAGCTGAAAACTGGCAAGATGCAACTATTAGTGTTGTCATACCTGCTCTCAATGAAGAGAAAAACATTGTATTATGTCTTGACTCTGTTCTCAATCAAACCATAAAACCAAACAATATTATCCTTATTGATGATGGCAGTACGGATAATACAGTCGCTTATGCAGAAGCATTTTGTAAAGAAAATGATATAGACATTCTCATAATT
This window of the Sulfurimonas sp. C5 genome carries:
- a CDS encoding NAD-dependent epimerase/dehydratase family protein — protein: MHVLITGGAGFIGSNLAAYHLEKGDKVHVVDNLSTGRLKNISSLMESSRFIFTEANLLEWDELDKAVSWADRIYHMAAVVGVFRVLKEPIATLATNIAGCERLLRALHKSSWDTKLIIASTSEVYGNRPDDKPLHEEMELLISPGHNTRWNYAVSKIADEAFALSYAREYDMDITVVRFFNVIGPNQTGKYGMVVPRFIKQALNDDPITVYGDGTQVRAFMDVRDCVNILQRLADNYSSKGETVNVGAPQEITIGSLARMVKELANSDSEITYTSYDDAYGVDFEEIYHRKPELSKLHRLTGYTPEWSLKETISFLIQNQLQKTKD
- a CDS encoding UDP-N-acetylmuramate dehydrogenase yields the protein MKYKSINFKNYSSFKIGDTFDVALFEKGDTQYKNFYLIGSCNNTLIGHNPPPLMMLSKDFDYIKIENNQLKIGGATPSGKIASFCKKHNIANFEFVSHLPGKLGGLVYMNAGLKEYEIFNQLINITTPNGSKQKDEIEFGYRYTNISEPILEATFKLEYGFDENKVSMFKKMRSNQPSTPSAGSCFKNPQGDYAGRLIEAVGLKGKRIGDMAFSEEHANFLVNYGEGKFEDAISLIKEAQKLVKKEFAINLECEIIILDQEYLGKKIL
- the fliQ gene encoding flagellar biosynthesis protein FliQ yields the protein MEAKLIALGVETFKIALILALPALLVGMLLGLIVSIFQATTQINEMTLSFIPKILGVVIIIVLTMPWMINEMRDFSLQVFNMIPDFIE
- a CDS encoding diguanylate cyclase encodes the protein MIKFLLQNKYIFLTTFILFCCVEVAIYFSVNYMKELDTKNFLQHKTKELNIQVETGKHYLNLLAEVLHTNVLNNSINADIMYEASNTNDLKKQAQLRAKLYQTYIKEYEYMKTLGVRQLHFHLPGVVSFLRFHKPEKFGDSLASVRESIMYVNQYKKPIECFEEGRIFNGFRHVYPIFKDNKFVGTVEISYSFRAFLEHMLEINTKASYLFMINNHVIDTKVFKDEKNHYMKTVFGQYSIDKTILSNSMGIPLDDILAINKKISSVVSEKLKTEDNFAVNTFLDSAPNKNLIVTFLAVRNFEKKKVAYIVGYNYNTTLDLLQKRNAQVFVLLSILNFMVMLLFFTLFRKETKKVEIASQEAIKDPLTGILNRRGFDNLLCYKMSVSRRYNSALSVIFFDIDDFKKINDSFGHDIGDIVLQELSGLIRAHIRESDVFARWGGEEFIILLPKTSVKDAETLAGKLKHEVNQYNFNTVNVLTCSFGVTQLQDHETAEQLIKRVDELLYIAKTTGKNKIVSDT
- the tpx gene encoding thiol peroxidase → MATTKFKGTDVELLGNQVNVGDKAPEITVVNSDGLGDVVVGGAQGTKQLIIVVPSLDTGVCATETRNFNAKAASLEGVKTTVVSMDLPFAAGRFCSAEGICNLTVASDFRNKDFANAYGVLLGGSVLAGVTCRAIFVVDENGVVTYKEIVPEITEEPNYDAALEAAQK
- the tsaD gene encoding tRNA (adenosine(37)-N6)-threonylcarbamoyltransferase complex transferase subunit TsaD, translating into MILSIESSCDDSAIAITEIETKKLVFHKKISQEVEHSIYGGVVPELAARLHAEALPKILEQVKPYYKDLKAVAVTSSPGLAVTLVEGVTMAKAIAIALNLPIIGVNHLIGHIYSLFIEKETVFPLTVLLVSGGHTQVMEVKSLHEITTVAKSMDDSFGESFDKVAKMMGLGYPGGPLIQKLAQDGDRLKYNFTVPLHQSPQIAFSYSGLKNAVRLAVEEAGDNKELYRDIAASFEHIATKHITMKLKKYFKSHPPKRLAIVGGASANLYLRGQIQEILKPYGAELLLSELQYCSDNAAMIGRVAVELFQERSFIKIADLDILPKSSL
- a CDS encoding TIGR04219 family outer membrane beta-barrel protein; translation: MKKIIATLTALSALAVVTNADFTRIEMGVGAWQNKPTGTIKYTNGILTGTYTSNETKKTSAYAWMLIKHPMPVIPNLRLEYTSVEDKGTLSGTFKDFTAGSLTTGSYKLNQYDVIPYYNILDNTGWVTLDIGLDIKVLDVTFEANGVNVNTVPGISNYKDTALLPVPMGYARARVEIPSTDIGLESDIKYITYKGSTLSDFRVKIDYTFDISPVVQPAIELGYRKQSYVIETDDEKTKADLKFSGVYGGLMLRF
- the dxr gene encoding 1-deoxy-D-xylulose-5-phosphate reductoisomerase, with amino-acid sequence MILLGSTGSIGVNALIVAKKFGIEVEVLVCGNNIKLLNEQIKEYNPKVVVVANQNDVKDVQHPNVLCGEDAILDVITEAKSDLVVNALVGFLGLRPTLKALECKKRVALANKESLVAGGAFIDTSKIQPIDSEHFGLWYLLQDRPINKMTITASGGAFRDWVIEDIHNATLEDTQKHPNWSMGQKITIDSATMVNKMFELLEARWLFGEGEYDAIIETKSLIHALIDYKDGSTTAHFAHASMQLPIAYALNAKCEEKILEHVNLLEVGTLEFRKITPERYPVWEIKEDLLKNPELGVVVNAANEAAISRFISKEIGFMDISKNIIQAYEHFREKPKNIEDVFALDKQVRAFVCK
- a CDS encoding phosphatidate cytidylyltransferase; this translates as MSIFKEHSERIVTGLALLAVVLIIGFIDNFFLMWLALGGVYILAFNEAVKLFGVEKDGLLIYAIGIWLVAGVYPYGDDLFVLAGVAYASAVAYNKELPWNDFLPFVYPTAGMLFILTMYQEYGVVSLLWLLAIVALTDIGAYAVGKSIGKTPFSPTSPKKTMEGVVGGVTVATFGGLFFGLSIVDFTVAFFISFFVAVVSVFGDLFESSLKRAAGVKDSGSILPGHGGILDRIDGYLFGAIIMLILLRGLV
- a CDS encoding MqnA/MqnD/SBP family protein, translating into MKKTLIAHSPDADDIFMYYAIKFGWVDMKDTHFDNIAKDIQTLNEDALNGVYDIVAISFALYPLIAKEYAPLRTAVSFGEGYGPKIIKKKGTNLKRNFKVALSGKHTTNAMLFRIAYPDARITYMNFLDIEQAVLDGKVDAGVLIHESILTYDDQLEVEREMWDIWQELSGGGLPLPLGGMAIRRSIPLTKAIEYESTLTKAVDVARKHKERLSEMLLERNLVRIDAPTLDKYLELYANDESVSLSPIQYKAIDKLFEIGYKHGFYDTLVKVEDYLIPTEYKELRYS